A region of Deltaproteobacteria bacterium DNA encodes the following proteins:
- a CDS encoding ATP synthase F0 subunit B: MRRTKYAVLFTFILIILTAVDAAAAGEDLLSVNKTVFIQIVIFLAAIFVLNALVFKPFIKLIDRREKLTRGAIEEARELEEKVKEIIEEYDAKLSEARARAQEERTKILREAETAAEGIISEARQEASGVIEEAKSKLEADTGRIKEKLKGDVELLARDIASKILGKEAGV, from the coding sequence ATGAGGCGAACCAAATACGCAGTCCTTTTTACATTCATACTCATAATCTTGACCGCTGTTGACGCCGCCGCGGCGGGAGAAGATTTGCTGAGCGTTAATAAAACGGTATTCATACAAATCGTCATTTTCTTAGCCGCGATCTTTGTCTTGAACGCCCTTGTTTTCAAACCCTTCATCAAGCTGATCGACCGCAGGGAAAAGCTGACCAGAGGAGCGATTGAAGAGGCCAGAGAGCTTGAGGAAAAGGTTAAGGAGATAATAGAGGAATACGATGCAAAGCTCTCCGAGGCGAGAGCCCGGGCTCAGGAGGAGCGCACCAAAATACTCCGTGAAGCGGAAACGGCAGCCGAAGGAATAATTTCCGAAGCGAGACAGGAGGCGTCGGGTGTTATAGAGGAGGCTAAGAGTAAGCTTGAAGCCGACACCGGACGGATAAAGGAAAAACTCAAGGGCGACGTGGAATTGCTGGCCAGGGATATCGCGTCCAAAATTCTGGGCAAGGAGGCGGGAGTATGA
- the atpF gene encoding F0F1 ATP synthase subunit B codes for MTDFGIINLLITGASEGGAFNWRYVMEHAVNLIILLGVLVYFLKTPVRNFLVERRGNIAQEIDEAQQTITGAKARYEEYAQKLKAIEGEINSIKDTLTKQGETERAEIMRHAEAASENIKKEARETIALEVERARHEIQTEVVDIALGHAERIIRESLGESDKERFIEEFTKNIEGQKWHQSQH; via the coding sequence ATGACGGACTTTGGAATAATAAATCTACTGATTACAGGAGCTTCAGAGGGCGGTGCTTTTAACTGGCGTTATGTTATGGAGCATGCCGTAAACCTGATAATCCTTCTCGGTGTGCTTGTCTACTTCCTTAAAACGCCAGTCAGGAATTTTCTGGTTGAAAGGCGCGGAAACATCGCACAGGAGATAGATGAGGCTCAGCAAACCATAACGGGGGCAAAGGCTAGGTATGAGGAATACGCGCAGAAGTTAAAGGCGATAGAAGGGGAAATAAACAGCATCAAGGATACCCTTACCAAGCAGGGTGAGACCGAAAGGGCTGAAATTATGAGACACGCCGAGGCGGCTTCCGAAAATATTAAAAAGGAGGCCAGGGAAACGATAGCGCTCGAGGTGGAGAGGGCGAGGCACGAGATCCAGACCGAGGTTGTAGATATTGCGCTTGGACATGCCGAAAGAATAATAAGAGAGAGCCTGGGGGAGTCGGACAAGGAAAGATTCATAGAAGAATTCACTAAAAATATAGAGGGACAAAAATGGCATCAATCGCAACACTGA
- the atpH gene encoding ATP synthase F1 subunit delta encodes MASIATLRDLTEALIESAKEEGSLELVTSDMEDFFRLLSDNEEVRNILWSSTFDLSERKGILDDVGSKKGYDKLSVNFLNLVVELDRFKSLVKSEEIVIQKLRRASGKLRAEVIMATEPSESDLARIKSALTKVIGQEVEITSKVDPSIIGGIITKVEDKVLDGSIKAQLERVRGVLSRS; translated from the coding sequence ATGGCATCAATCGCAACACTGAGAGACCTCACTGAAGCGCTCATCGAAAGCGCTAAGGAAGAAGGAAGCCTTGAGCTGGTAACTTCCGACATGGAGGATTTCTTCCGTCTTCTGAGCGACAATGAAGAAGTAAGGAATATCCTCTGGAGTTCCACGTTTGATCTTTCTGAAAGAAAGGGAATTTTAGATGACGTGGGCTCGAAAAAGGGTTATGACAAACTGAGTGTGAATTTTCTGAACCTGGTGGTTGAGCTCGACAGGTTCAAGTCCCTTGTGAAATCCGAGGAGATTGTCATACAAAAGCTCAGAAGAGCGTCGGGGAAATTAAGGGCGGAAGTAATCATGGCAACCGAGCCTTCCGAATCCGATCTTGCGCGTATCAAGAGCGCGCTTACAAAAGTTATAGGTCAGGAAGTTGAAATTACCTCTAAAGTTGACCCGTCCATCATCGGGGGGATAATAACAAAGGTTGAAGATAAGGTGTTAGATGGTAGTATAAAAGCCCAGCTCGAAAGGGTAAGGGGAGTACTATCTCGATCATGA
- the atpA gene encoding F0F1 ATP synthase subunit alpha produces MQEMKVEEIGEILRNRIKGYETKIETSEVGTVISIGDGIARAYGLDQAMAGELVEFSSGTMGLVLNLEEDNVGIALFGEDQEVQEGDMVKRTGKIAEVPVGDDMKGRVVNALGQPIDGKGEIKTSETRPIEVKAPGVVYRQSVNEPLQTGIKAIDAMIPIGRGQRELILGDRQIGKTAIAVDTIINQKEEDVYCIYVAIGQKQSTVAQVVDKLKEHGAMEYTTVVAANASDPAPFQFIAPYAGCALGEYFRDTGRHALIIYDDLTKHAWAYRQLSLLLRRPPGREAYPGDVFYLHSRLLERAAKMRDEDGGGSLTALPIIETQAGDVSAYIPTNVISITDGQIYLESDLFYSGVRPAINVGLSVSRVGGSAQVKAMKKVAGTLRLDLAQYREVEAFSQFASDLDKATQMQLARGSRLVESLKQGQYEPLAVEKQILIIFAVTNGYVDDYPADSVKKYEKELYSFFESKYPDLLKDIRAKKEITDDLKEGIVKALDELKNQLGDLT; encoded by the coding sequence ATGCAGGAAATGAAAGTAGAAGAAATCGGAGAAATACTGAGAAATAGAATTAAAGGTTACGAAACCAAGATCGAAACATCTGAAGTCGGGACCGTTATATCGATCGGGGACGGCATAGCGCGCGCATACGGTCTGGATCAGGCGATGGCCGGAGAGCTGGTGGAATTCTCAAGCGGGACTATGGGGCTCGTGCTTAACCTCGAAGAGGACAACGTCGGTATCGCTCTTTTCGGCGAGGACCAGGAAGTCCAGGAAGGCGATATGGTAAAGCGGACCGGGAAAATCGCCGAGGTTCCCGTAGGGGATGATATGAAGGGGAGAGTGGTTAACGCGCTCGGGCAGCCTATAGACGGAAAGGGCGAGATCAAGACTTCGGAAACAAGACCGATCGAGGTTAAAGCCCCAGGCGTCGTGTACAGACAGTCCGTTAACGAGCCGCTACAGACGGGGATCAAGGCTATCGACGCGATGATACCGATAGGAAGGGGACAGAGGGAGCTTATTTTGGGCGACCGCCAGATCGGGAAAACGGCTATTGCGGTCGACACGATCATCAATCAGAAGGAAGAAGACGTTTACTGTATTTATGTGGCGATAGGTCAGAAGCAGTCGACCGTGGCGCAGGTTGTCGATAAATTAAAAGAGCACGGCGCGATGGAGTATACGACCGTCGTGGCCGCAAACGCGAGCGATCCCGCGCCTTTTCAGTTCATAGCCCCTTACGCCGGGTGCGCGCTCGGAGAATATTTCCGGGATACCGGCAGACACGCGCTGATTATCTACGACGACCTCACCAAGCACGCATGGGCATACCGTCAGCTCTCCCTGCTCTTAAGGCGTCCCCCCGGGCGTGAGGCATATCCGGGTGACGTTTTCTATCTTCACTCGAGACTGCTTGAGCGCGCCGCCAAGATGAGGGACGAAGACGGAGGAGGATCACTCACGGCGCTTCCGATAATCGAGACCCAGGCGGGCGATGTGTCGGCCTACATCCCTACGAACGTTATTTCCATTACTGACGGCCAGATTTACCTCGAGAGCGACCTTTTTTACTCAGGCGTAAGACCGGCTATTAACGTAGGTCTTTCAGTATCCAGGGTAGGCGGCTCGGCGCAGGTAAAGGCCATGAAAAAGGTTGCCGGTACGCTCAGGCTTGACCTGGCGCAGTACAGGGAGGTGGAGGCGTTTTCTCAGTTCGCCTCTGACCTCGACAAGGCGACGCAGATGCAGCTTGCCCGCGGTAGCAGGCTTGTGGAATCCCTTAAACAGGGGCAGTACGAGCCTCTGGCAGTGGAAAAGCAGATACTGATAATTTTTGCGGTAACCAACGGCTATGTGGACGATTATCCGGCCGATTCGGTCAAGAAGTATGAGAAAGAGCTCTATTCGTTCTTCGAATCCAAGTACCCGGATCTCCTCAAGGACATAAGAGCCAAGAAAGAGATTACCGATGATTTAAAAGAGGGTATCGTAAAGGCGCTTGACGAGCTCAAGAATCAGCTTGGGGATCTCACATAA
- the atpG gene encoding ATP synthase F1 subunit gamma: MASLRQIRSKISSVKGTRRIMSAMKLISAVKLRRAQDLLLAFRPYSDAIQDITLNIAKRCDPKWNPLLRRPEQRDRLHLVFMTSDRGLCGSFNSSLIRKLETYVVTDGKHYKEIKYTFLGRRGRDHFVRTKVDVADSYTGITERNYEEIAEKVASALTEEYIKKESDEIILVYNFFKSALTQVMVYEKILPIEPEAENEDDSPPIDYLYEPTRKAVLKKVLKEYIRIRVQRAIQESLTSEHASRMTAMENATNNADDVIKKLTLLANKTRQAMITTELMDIVNGTEALRKGGAD, translated from the coding sequence ATGGCCAGCCTAAGACAGATTAGATCGAAGATCAGCAGCGTAAAGGGCACTCGGAGAATAATGAGCGCCATGAAATTGATTTCGGCGGTGAAGCTGCGAAGGGCCCAGGACCTTCTTCTGGCCTTCAGGCCTTATTCGGACGCGATTCAGGACATAACGCTGAACATAGCCAAACGCTGCGATCCGAAATGGAACCCGCTTCTCAGAAGACCCGAACAGAGAGACAGGCTTCACCTCGTGTTTATGACTTCGGACAGGGGGCTTTGCGGGAGCTTCAACAGCAGTCTTATAAGAAAGCTCGAGACCTATGTGGTGACAGACGGGAAGCACTACAAGGAGATAAAATACACCTTCCTCGGCAGGAGGGGGAGAGACCATTTCGTCAGAACGAAGGTGGATGTGGCGGACAGTTACACCGGGATAACGGAAAGGAACTATGAGGAGATCGCCGAAAAGGTAGCCTCCGCGCTGACCGAGGAATATATAAAGAAAGAAAGCGATGAAATAATTCTCGTTTACAACTTCTTCAAATCGGCTCTTACTCAGGTCATGGTTTATGAGAAGATTCTTCCGATCGAACCTGAGGCGGAAAATGAAGATGATTCCCCTCCGATTGACTATCTCTACGAGCCGACTAGGAAAGCCGTATTAAAAAAAGTTCTTAAAGAATACATACGGATCCGCGTTCAAAGGGCGATTCAGGAGTCGCTGACAAGCGAACATGCTTCGAGAATGACAGCGATGGAAAACGCCACCAATAATGCGGACGACGTTATAAAAAAACTTACCCTTTTAGCCAACAAAACCAGACAGGCAATGATCACTACCGAGCTCATGGACATCGTGAACGGTACCGAGGCTTTAAGGAAAGGAGGAGCGGATTAA
- the atpD gene encoding F0F1 ATP synthase subunit beta: MGKVIQVMGPVIDVEFKEGGLPPIYTALKLTNPLINDQEWNLIVEVAQQLGGNRVRCIAMDSTEGIRRGEDVVNTGEGITVPVGQEALGRMINVVGEPIDEMGPVATEKRWPIHRESPEFVEQSTKLELFETGIKVIDLIAPFLKGGKIGLFGGAGVGKTVLLMELIHNVAKEYGGVSVFGGVGERTREGNDLWMEMKESGVIGNTGLVFGQMNEPPGARARVALTALTLAEFFRDEQGQDVLLFIDNIFRFTQAGSEVSALLGRIPSAVGYQPTLATDLGELQERITSTVKGSITSVQAIYVPADDLTDPAPATTFAHLDGTIVLSRQLTELGIYPAVDPLDSTSRILDPNIVGQEHYQVARDVQEVLQRYKQLQEIIAILGMDELSEEDKLVVARARKVQRFLSQPFHVAEQFTGTPGKYVPIKETIEAFKEVIDGNMDEVPEQAFYMVGNLEEVHEKAKQIVS; the protein is encoded by the coding sequence ATGGGAAAGGTCATTCAGGTTATGGGACCTGTTATTGACGTTGAATTCAAGGAAGGCGGCCTTCCGCCGATTTATACGGCCCTTAAACTTACCAACCCGTTGATTAACGATCAGGAATGGAATTTGATTGTAGAGGTGGCCCAGCAGCTGGGAGGCAACCGCGTACGCTGCATCGCCATGGATTCGACAGAAGGGATCAGAAGGGGCGAGGACGTGGTTAACACCGGAGAGGGCATAACGGTTCCCGTAGGCCAGGAAGCCCTCGGACGTATGATTAACGTAGTAGGCGAGCCGATTGACGAAATGGGCCCTGTCGCCACCGAGAAGCGCTGGCCCATTCACCGGGAATCCCCCGAGTTCGTCGAGCAGAGCACCAAGCTCGAGCTGTTCGAGACCGGCATCAAGGTTATCGACCTGATCGCCCCGTTCCTCAAGGGAGGAAAGATCGGTCTTTTCGGCGGCGCCGGTGTGGGGAAAACTGTTCTCCTGATGGAGCTTATACATAACGTCGCCAAGGAATACGGCGGTGTTTCCGTTTTCGGTGGAGTCGGAGAGAGGACCCGTGAAGGAAACGACCTCTGGATGGAGATGAAGGAATCGGGCGTTATCGGAAACACAGGACTTGTGTTCGGGCAGATGAACGAGCCGCCGGGAGCGAGGGCAAGGGTAGCCCTGACGGCGCTCACTCTCGCTGAGTTCTTCCGGGACGAGCAGGGACAGGACGTTCTCTTGTTTATCGACAATATATTCAGGTTTACACAGGCAGGCTCCGAGGTGTCGGCGCTCCTTGGAAGAATCCCCTCAGCGGTGGGTTATCAGCCAACGCTCGCTACAGACCTTGGTGAGCTTCAGGAGAGAATTACATCGACGGTGAAAGGCTCTATTACCTCGGTTCAGGCTATCTACGTTCCCGCGGACGACCTTACTGACCCCGCTCCCGCAACCACGTTCGCTCACCTCGACGGTACGATCGTTTTATCGCGTCAGCTCACGGAGCTTGGAATTTACCCCGCCGTTGACCCGCTCGATTCGACGTCCCGAATCCTGGATCCGAACATCGTGGGACAGGAGCATTATCAGGTGGCGCGTGACGTACAGGAGGTTCTCCAGCGCTACAAGCAGCTTCAGGAAATAATCGCGATCCTCGGCATGGACGAGCTCTCGGAGGAGGACAAGCTCGTTGTGGCGAGGGCGAGAAAAGTGCAGCGGTTTCTCTCTCAGCCCTTCCACGTTGCCGAACAGTTCACCGGAACGCCCGGTAAGTATGTTCCGATTAAGGAGACGATCGAGGCCTTTAAAGAGGTTATCGACGGCAATATGGACGAGGTCCCCGAGCAGGCTTTCTACATGGTCGGGAATCTTGAAGAAGTGCACGAGAAAGCAAAACAGATCGTATCTTAA
- the atpC gene encoding ATP synthase F1 subunit epsilon: MAEIHLQVITPVKLVVDDRVDEVVAPGEVGEFGVLPGHVPFITTLSAGELKYKKDAVEKKLIIEGGLAEVRDDKVTVLTDRVSTD, from the coding sequence TTGGCGGAAATTCATCTTCAGGTAATCACACCAGTCAAGCTTGTTGTTGATGACAGGGTGGATGAAGTAGTGGCCCCGGGCGAGGTTGGTGAATTCGGAGTCCTGCCGGGCCACGTGCCTTTCATTACCACCCTGAGTGCGGGTGAGCTTAAGTACAAAAAAGACGCGGTTGAGAAAAAGCTCATCATTGAAGGCGGGCTCGCCGAGGTAAGAGACGACAAAGTAACGGTTCTGACGGATAGAGTGAGTACGGACTGA
- a CDS encoding enoyl-CoA hydratase has protein sequence MQLINTNAEDLVIRSDNGAICDLIINRPKSYNSLSIDCMEALIEEFESLSGDPSVRVVILSGSGKGFCAGHDMRDLRANPEKSFYEKTFQTSARMMLSIINCAKPVIAKVHGVATAAGCQLVATCDLAVADESARFATPGVNIGLFCSTPMVALSRNIARKQAMEMLLTGDFISAARAYEMGLVNRVAPSQELDQAAYELAEKIASKSPLTLKIGKKAFYEQLDKDLGGAYEHCCRVMVENMMARDAEEGIDAFLEKREPVWQGK, from the coding sequence ATGCAGTTAATAAATACAAACGCAGAGGATCTTGTAATCAGGAGCGATAACGGTGCGATATGTGATCTGATAATTAACAGGCCTAAATCGTATAACTCTCTTTCAATTGATTGCATGGAAGCTCTCATCGAGGAGTTCGAATCGCTGTCCGGTGACCCTTCTGTCAGGGTTGTAATTCTGTCAGGTTCGGGAAAGGGATTTTGCGCCGGCCACGATATGAGGGATCTGAGGGCAAATCCTGAAAAATCATTCTATGAGAAAACCTTTCAGACCAGCGCCAGGATGATGCTTTCCATAATTAATTGCGCCAAGCCCGTGATTGCCAAGGTTCACGGTGTCGCCACGGCGGCAGGCTGCCAGCTGGTAGCTACGTGCGATCTGGCGGTTGCCGACGAGAGCGCGAGATTCGCCACCCCGGGCGTCAATATAGGCCTATTTTGCTCCACCCCTATGGTCGCCCTTTCGCGTAATATCGCCAGGAAACAGGCTATGGAGATGTTATTGACGGGTGACTTCATCTCTGCCGCCCGCGCCTATGAAATGGGGCTCGTTAACCGTGTTGCGCCGTCTCAGGAGCTCGATCAGGCGGCATATGAGCTGGCGGAGAAAATTGCCTCGAAATCCCCCCTTACGCTCAAGATTGGTAAAAAGGCCTTTTACGAGCAGCTGGATAAGGATTTGGGGGGAGCCTATGAGCACTGCTGCCGGGTAATGGTGGAGAATATGATGGCCCGTGACGCCGAAGAGGGTATAGACGCTTTTCTCGAGAAACGGGAACCGGTCTGGCAGGGCAAGTAG
- the trmD gene encoding tRNA (guanosine(37)-N1)-methyltransferase TrmD, which translates to MKFDIITIFPEFFESPFSFGIFQKAREKKLMEMNAHDLRDFTENKHRTVDDTPYGGGGGMLMKPEPIGKAIDSIKRKDLKSVVILTTPGGEIFTDRTARELSRFDQLVIICGRYEGIDERVRDAYVDREISIGDYVLSGGEYAASVIVDSVARFIPGVLGNAQSPESESFKDGLLEYPQYTRPESYAGRKAPEILLSGHHQAVSQWRRDQSLEKTYIKRPDLLDRAKISLEDINHIKTLKRTHSPFFRAYIALIHYPVYNNRLTVINTAFTNLDVHDISRAGTTYGIRKFYLVQPNPEQQRLAERVLKHWTDGEGASHNRSRSRALEFVEIKDTLQDAVKDIESAEGQKPRIVVTDARPRENMIGYGELREKMFKKENEPYLILFGTGWGLAEDILKSADYTLKPVSGYTDYNHLSVRSAAAIIMDRLFSCAI; encoded by the coding sequence ATGAAATTCGACATTATAACAATATTTCCGGAATTCTTTGAGTCCCCTTTTTCTTTCGGAATCTTTCAAAAGGCCCGGGAGAAAAAACTGATGGAAATGAATGCGCATGACTTGAGGGATTTCACCGAAAACAAGCACAGAACCGTTGACGATACACCGTACGGAGGCGGGGGCGGGATGCTCATGAAGCCCGAGCCGATCGGGAAGGCGATAGACAGCATAAAAAGGAAGGACCTGAAATCGGTTGTAATTCTGACCACGCCGGGGGGGGAGATATTCACGGACCGGACCGCGAGGGAGCTGTCCCGATTCGATCAGCTCGTTATCATTTGCGGCAGGTACGAAGGAATAGACGAGAGGGTAAGGGACGCGTATGTCGACAGGGAGATTTCAATCGGGGATTATGTGCTGTCAGGCGGGGAGTACGCAGCTTCCGTGATTGTCGACAGCGTGGCAAGGTTCATTCCCGGAGTCCTGGGCAACGCGCAGTCCCCGGAAAGCGAATCGTTTAAAGACGGGCTTCTGGAGTACCCTCAGTATACAAGGCCTGAGAGCTATGCGGGCAGGAAGGCCCCGGAGATTCTACTTTCAGGACACCACCAGGCCGTAAGCCAGTGGAGAAGAGATCAGAGTCTGGAAAAAACCTATATCAAAAGGCCCGATCTACTGGACCGGGCGAAAATATCCCTCGAAGACATAAACCATATAAAAACCCTTAAAAGAACGCACTCCCCTTTTTTCAGGGCGTATATTGCATTAATTCATTATCCCGTATACAATAATCGGCTTACTGTTATAAATACCGCGTTCACAAACCTGGATGTACATGATATATCCAGGGCGGGAACTACGTACGGGATCAGGAAGTTCTATCTCGTGCAGCCCAATCCCGAACAGCAGAGGCTGGCCGAACGCGTGTTGAAACATTGGACCGATGGTGAGGGGGCGTCGCATAACAGGTCGCGGTCGAGGGCACTCGAGTTTGTCGAAATTAAAGACACACTCCAAGACGCGGTGAAAGATATAGAAAGCGCCGAGGGACAGAAACCGAGGATCGTGGTAACGGACGCCCGTCCGCGGGAAAACATGATCGGTTACGGGGAGCTCAGGGAAAAGATGTTTAAAAAGGAAAACGAGCCGTACCTGATACTCTTCGGAACAGGCTGGGGATTGGCGGAAGATATACTCAAAAGCGCCGATTATACTTTAAAACCGGTGAGCGGCTACACGGATTACAATCACCTTTCGGTCAGGAGCGCAGCAGCAATAATAATGGACAGATTATTCTCATGTGCAATATGA
- the rimM gene encoding ribosome maturation factor RimM (Essential for efficient processing of 16S rRNA), whose translation MGLIKYGKITRAHGISGEVKLTPFSRELHSLSSLKTIFIETGPGLSPVETRVLQCRPHKSSAIVRLEGVDSVDDADKLTGKNVYIDNSQLPPLKEDEFYWFQLIGLDIYTDDGRYLGEVQELIDRAYQSVLVVKDGDKELLIPLTEPFVKEINLKESKIITSNLKGLIIQE comes from the coding sequence ATGGGTCTCATAAAATACGGAAAGATCACCAGGGCACACGGGATATCAGGGGAGGTAAAACTTACACCCTTCAGCCGCGAGCTTCATAGCCTTTCCTCACTTAAGACAATTTTCATTGAGACGGGGCCCGGCCTGAGTCCGGTAGAGACCAGAGTTCTACAATGCAGGCCTCACAAGAGCTCGGCCATAGTAAGACTAGAAGGTGTAGATTCCGTAGACGACGCGGATAAACTAACCGGGAAGAATGTCTATATAGACAATTCCCAGCTTCCCCCGCTTAAAGAGGACGAATTCTACTGGTTCCAGCTTATAGGCCTTGATATTTATACCGATGACGGGCGTTATTTGGGAGAGGTTCAAGAGCTGATTGACAGGGCATATCAAAGCGTGCTCGTCGTAAAGGACGGAGATAAAGAACTCCTTATTCCGCTTACGGAGCCTTTCGTAAAGGAAATCAACCTCAAAGAGTCAAAAATAATAACATCCAATTTAAAAGGGCTTATTATTCAGGAATAA
- a CDS encoding KH domain-containing protein, whose product MDKLTDLVALIAKSLVDNPDQVEVREVSGEQTAVLELKVAQEDLGKIIGKQGKTAKAIRTILSASAAKMRRRAVLEILE is encoded by the coding sequence ATGGATAAGCTTACAGACCTTGTTGCTCTTATTGCGAAATCTCTTGTGGATAACCCTGACCAGGTCGAGGTACGCGAGGTTTCGGGCGAGCAGACAGCTGTTCTCGAGTTAAAGGTTGCTCAGGAAGATCTCGGAAAGATCATTGGGAAACAGGGGAAAACCGCAAAAGCGATAAGGACAATCCTTAGCGCCTCAGCCGCGAAAATGAGAAGGCGGGCCGTACTTGAGATCCTGGAATAA
- the rpsP gene encoding 30S ribosomal protein S16 produces MLVKIRLMRIGSKKRPFYRIVAADSRSPRDGKFLEILGYYDPKKKPHVLEVNTERVKDWISKGAQTSERVGKLISELN; encoded by the coding sequence ATTTTGGTAAAGATCAGACTTATGAGAATCGGATCCAAGAAAAGGCCTTTTTACAGGATTGTGGCTGCGGATTCACGTTCGCCCAGAGACGGGAAATTTCTAGAGATTCTGGGTTATTATGACCCCAAGAAAAAACCGCATGTTCTTGAAGTCAACACCGAAAGGGTAAAAGACTGGATATCCAAAGGGGCTCAAACATCCGAGAGAGTAGGAAAACTGATCTCCGAGTTAAACTAA
- the ffh gene encoding signal recognition particle protein, giving the protein MFEGISEKLNSTLKKVRGYGKLSESNIQDALREVRLSLLEADVNFKVVREFVDSVKNRSLGQEVMQSLSPGQQFVKIVHEELIKVLGEESSELDLKSTPPVGIMLVGLQGSGKTTSASKLAKHLKEKLNRSPYLVPADVYRPAAIDQLKVLAKQTGAGIYDTKPGEKPVDICVNAMEEARNGGYDTVIIDTAGRLHIDEELMDELRSIKADVNPHQVLLVADAMTGQDAVNVSSSFDEALDIDGVVLTKMDGDARGGAALSIKAVTGKPIKFFGTGEKLDALEVFHPDRIASRILGMGDVLTLVEKAQTAFEDKQAEQMAKKLLKNQFTLADFREAMLAMGKLGPLDSMTQMIPGMKQIANDPKALDMAEKEIKKSIAIIDSMTEKERLNHTILNGSRRKRIAGGSGTKVQDINRLIKNYMQMRGMMKNMGKMGKMAKRMMKMM; this is encoded by the coding sequence ATGTTTGAAGGAATATCCGAGAAATTAAACTCTACTTTAAAGAAAGTCAGGGGTTACGGGAAGCTGAGCGAAAGCAATATTCAGGACGCCCTCCGCGAGGTACGCCTGAGCCTGCTTGAAGCGGATGTTAACTTCAAGGTTGTAAGGGAATTCGTAGATTCCGTCAAAAACCGCTCGCTCGGACAGGAGGTTATGCAGAGCCTCTCGCCCGGTCAGCAATTCGTAAAAATCGTACACGAAGAATTAATCAAGGTGCTGGGTGAGGAAAGCTCCGAACTGGACCTGAAATCCACACCTCCCGTGGGAATAATGCTCGTCGGACTCCAGGGATCGGGTAAAACCACTTCGGCTTCGAAACTGGCAAAACATCTCAAGGAAAAATTAAACAGAAGTCCTTATCTGGTTCCCGCTGACGTGTACAGACCCGCCGCCATAGATCAGCTCAAGGTGCTGGCGAAACAAACGGGGGCGGGGATATACGATACAAAGCCCGGCGAAAAACCCGTCGACATCTGCGTGAACGCAATGGAGGAAGCCCGGAACGGCGGTTACGACACCGTCATCATTGATACGGCCGGGCGGCTACACATAGACGAGGAACTGATGGATGAGCTCAGAAGCATAAAGGCGGATGTAAATCCTCATCAGGTGCTCCTCGTCGCGGACGCCATGACGGGACAGGATGCGGTTAACGTATCCTCAAGCTTCGACGAAGCGCTGGACATAGACGGGGTGGTACTGACCAAGATGGACGGGGACGCGAGGGGCGGCGCGGCGCTTTCTATAAAGGCCGTAACCGGAAAACCCATAAAATTTTTCGGAACGGGCGAGAAGCTCGATGCGCTTGAGGTTTTTCATCCCGACAGGATCGCTTCCAGAATCCTCGGTATGGGCGATGTGCTTACCTTAGTTGAGAAAGCGCAGACGGCATTCGAGGACAAGCAGGCCGAACAAATGGCCAAGAAGCTCCTCAAGAATCAGTTTACACTCGCTGACTTCCGCGAAGCGATGCTGGCAATGGGCAAACTGGGCCCGCTTGACAGCATGACCCAGATGATTCCGGGAATGAAGCAGATTGCCAACGACCCCAAAGCACTCGATATGGCCGAAAAAGAGATAAAGAAAAGTATCGCAATCATAGACTCGATGACTGAAAAAGAGAGACTTAATCATACAATACTGAACGGGAGCAGACGGAAGAGAATAGCCGGAGGAAGCGGGACTAAAGTGCAGGATATTAACCGACTTATTAAAAACTATATGCAGATGAGGGGCATGATGAAGAATATGGGGAAGATGGGAAAGATGGCCAAAAGAATGATGAAAATGATGTAG